Within Spinacia oleracea cultivar Varoflay chromosome 4, BTI_SOV_V1, whole genome shotgun sequence, the genomic segment ACAAACAGTATTAATGAGAAAATTATACTTAAATAATCATAGTGAATTCGATTAGAAAAATTAAGAGCCCTCCTTTACATAAAAACTCAGGTTTCCTGGCGAATAATACAAAGTAGTACCACTACTGATCCATCATCCATTTATAACTATAATACACCCCCATCTGGTACCATCTTCGCATCCCACCTCTATCCATCTATTAATCCTGGTACTCAACAAAACAACTGTAGAAACATTTCAGGGTAAGGGTTGCTAATATCAGATCCCCTAACATTAACATATACTAAATCCTCCACAAAATCAAAGACATGATTAGAGAATATTGTACCTAACCTAACTGTCTTTAAACTAAATAGAAACTTACTGCACAGATGATCTGTTGCTATTGAATTTACAGAGAAGAAAGTTACGCCTTAGCTGTTTTCTGAAGGTGCCCTCTTTAATAATGGTCATCAGGTAGATTATCTTCAGTCTCTCTCAGGAGCATCTCCGGATGCTTTCCTCGCGCTCAGATTCCCGGGATGTGCCCAGACCCTCTCAAACTCTTCTGATAGTGTTTTTCCAGGTTTCAGGTCGTCTTCTGCTGCTTTAAGGTTCATTTTGCTGAGGGTGGACAGTGATCTTCCAGGACTACCAGCAGCAGGGGAGAAACAGAAGCTTGGGGTTGCAAACGGTGAGCCATAAGGAGTGTGCTGAATAGAGAAGGGGCTAGGCGACATCCGTTTTTGGATCGGGAGACCACCAAAGCCTCTGCAGAAAAGCGATTTGGATTCTGAAGCTGACTGTTTGACAGCGTCATCCACAAATAATAAATCATCTATTCTAGCCATTATGTTAAATGCCAAGCTCTCTAATACTCTTGAGTAGCTTTCTAGTATTGCTTGCCCAACATCCTGCGCAACAGAACAAAAGTCATTCAGCTACATAGCCAAACACACATAATTATTTAGAAATAAGTGTGTTTTGTCAAGAGAGACTCAACACAGACAACAATACTTTGGAGGTAATCAGGCAATAAATGGGGCCTCAACAAAATAGTCAAGTACCTTGTTAAATTGAATCTTGCTCATATCAAGAGCTGTTTGTGGAAGTACAGGGAACCGAAGCTTCAGGCACCTCAAGAGAGTTTCAGCACGTCGTGCGAGAATTTGATTCTTGTCATTGTCAGTTACAAGGCCTTTGACTTTGCCTCCCCAGGTTGCTCGTTTACTTCTAGAGTGACCTGCAAGTCTTTTCTGATCTTTTAATCTCCAGACATGAACCGATGCTTCGATCCTATTTGCAACTTCAAGAATATGATGTTCCGAAGACAAGTCAAGGCAATCAAGCAAACATTCAGGTGTGAACAGCTCCGCAGTTACATAGCGATAGATGATCTCTCCTAGACAATCTTTTCCGTTCTGACAAGGAAAATTTTGGAGTATAAGTAAATGTTCTATACACTATTCCGCAATACAAATAAAATGCAACAGTACAAAGGGGGGAAAAAAAGTAAGACAGGATGTTTGGACGGTAAACTTCATAGTTCATTCATAGATGACAAGATCATAAATTCTAAAATCAGAGGGTGCAGAACTAATACCCGCCCTAGAACATGGTAAAACAGACAAACAGGTCCAAAATTAAAGGCTGTAAATTTCACTCAGATGCAGAAGATAAACTGCACATTGTACTGGATTGATCAAGAAAACAGTTTGCAGTCTATGTAATTTGCAGCTGCGatgattaaaaattataaagacaTCCGAGCATAGCTGCACCTCAGTCTGAGACAAAAATGGCAAAATAATAAGCTTCTCACCTTAGGCAAGGACTCCAAATAAACACAAGGAATCTCCATTTCAGCAATGACACTAGTATTAATAGCCATAGCTGCCTTGAGAATCTGGTTAGTACAATCCCTACATTGCTGCAACCTCTTCCTGGCCTCCTCAGACAAGCCACGAGGCGGGACTTTCGGACACGGCAACCACCACTTGTCCTCCTGCCGAACAGATGGCCGACCATTAGACACCGCTGTTTTAAGAGGATCCCGATCATCACTCTCTCGGTCAGCATACCAAAACTCAGTCTCCTTAAACCCTTCAAGCATACTAAGCAACATTGCATCCAGCTTCTTAAGGGCAGGCAGATTTACATACAAATCTGACCTTGGCCTCGTTGCCATCACCTCAAATGTGCCTCCACCAGGAAACTCCTGAACTGATGGGACTAGTTCAACGATCGAGTCACTGACACATAATAACCACTCCATTTCTCTGCACCACATCTTCTTCCTCTGCATCGCCAACGGCTCTAATCTCCATAACTCCCCAAAAACAGTAGCTAGCCCATTTCATTAAACAAACCAAAATCAGATAAAATAATTTAACTATAGATTCAAATGTTACATCAAAGAATAGAAACTGTAATTAGTTATACCAGCAAGATTGGTAATTGCGTTTGAGATTGCAAGAGCAGTGCAAACACCCTTTCCACCACcagacatgtcttcacccagtAACAACTTCGCAAATCTTTCCTTCATCAATTCTACTTCTATACCCATCAACAACAAAACAAAcccaaaaacccagaaaattaataaatattagaAACAGTCAACAAACGAAACTAAAAGATGCTAAAATTTGGGAATGAGATAATATAACAAATATCTGACTCTTACATCATGAGTCATAGCCCTTAGATTAAGCCACAGATTTATAAGGTCACCAATTCACCATATTTTCACATACAAAATTACGGAGCcaaaaaaaattgcaaattaCACAAAAATAACATGAAAATGACGTTATTGtgaaattgtgaaaaataaatcAGTCTCCATTAGCAGAAATTTCGCCACAGTttgtattaaaaataaaaaataaattggacGGCATTACGGaaatattacggagtaattaTTGCCGACATATTAAACTGAAATTTTGtcccaaaaatccaaaattagaAATGCCATGAACAAAAATATAGAGTTCCAAATTTCctgtaattttaaaaataaaacagTGGGTAGAAATACGAATATCAAAAGCAAAGAACAATTTTTTGAGAACATTACaggaattattttaaattaaacattattaAAAAAACACAGAGATCCAAAATTGGGAAATGTGGTAATACTCGTATAGAGAAACGTACCAGATAAATCAGAGTCGTCGGATTTAGGGGGTTTAATGTCATCCCAGAGAACAGCGTCTCGGCCAGAGATAACCGGAAAAGCGAAGTGAGTAGCGGCGAAGTTAAAGTTACCGGGATGTCTAAGAGCGGGAGAAGAGGCGGAGGTAGAAGGGGCGGCGTCAGGGTCAAAACGGAGAAGAGAGAAACTACTAGAACTTTCTGATTCACTGACATCGGCACTCAAGCAGTAGCTTCCAGCACCTCTTTCGCTCTGTTGGTCGTAGCCGTCATCTTCGGAAGAAACACTTGCCATTGCTATTATAATGGTGGGAAGGAGTTAGTATTTTAATGGTGGAGATCTGAGGAGGGAGTGCACATTGTTGTGGATTGAAAGGGAGGGAATGTTGTAGGTGGTGGTGTTGGGTGTAGGATGTTGCGGAAGGGTGAAGGAGAGgacaagaggagagagaaagaagggtAGGAGGGGAGTGATAATGGAGGAGGAGGGGAAAAAGGGAGGAGGGAATAAAGATGGGGTCCACAGAAGGGAGTGAATTGATTTGTCTTTTAATATGACAAGAGAGAGAGAAGGGGGGAAAAAAGATGCTTAAGCTGCCCGACACACACACTGTGGTTTCTCTCTTGGGTTTTGATAAGGCTACTGCGTAAACACATACACCAGCCGGGGGGACCTTTTTCACTTTCTCTGCTATCCTTCATTTCTCCTTTGTTTTTTGTggtaaaattatttttactcTATCTCAAGTTTTAAGATGAATTTCGAGTCTAACTCTTGAGATAATATGGTAAAGAATTACAGTAAGTCTtgaagtgagtttgaaaatttaataCTCACTTAAAACTCAATTTTTTCTCTaatcaaatcaaattatatCACATCATCATATTTTATCCTatttaattactccgtattttttgtTAGGCGCTTAGTTGAGTTTGAGTCGAGTCTGAAaataatgtgtaaaaataggTAGAGTCctatttgtatctgaataaTGAAAAAGTTAGTGAAAAACTAATGTGGCAGAGTTTGGAGATTGGGAATGAATCTGAGGGATATACTCACCCTAATGTAATTTGTGATGatgtattttctctttttttttggaactttGTACAGAGTAAACCATTTCGTTTAGGAGTATTGAAATTATCGGGGGACGTTTGGTTGGAGAAGGGGAAAGGGAATCAAGTAGAATgaaactagtatagtacccgtgcgatgcacgatttacaatataaatttatatataattttcatGAAATCTAAACTATATTTATAGACAATTAACCAAAAAAGAGCTTGTACATATtcttctaattaaaattaataatggaTATATGTTATTGACCCATTACGTATCTTACGTcattgaaaagttaaaaataaaacaaataagagtACGTAGatgaatttttttcattttcgttCATCACATGTGTCAAACATAAAGTTATTCTCGTATACCCTTTATTTTGATAGTCATACTCACCTAGTACTTGCCCCACCATTTACCACGCTACTCCATCGTTTAACACTTACACACATCATGTACTTTATTCAGCTATAAATGACTTTTACGCACTTTCACATCTTCTTAACCCGAAATGGTCGGGGGAGAGGAAATGTTCTCTTTTTTAGGATACTCCCGAGAATAGATCTAGTGGGGACGGGGTGGGGCATGTAGCTCAAAGGATTAGATCATGTGACTACGAACCACGTTGCCTGAGGTTCGAATCCCTCCTTGCCCACAACCTACCCCAAAGGGAAAGACTTTTCCCCTTTAGGAGTAGAAAATCATGATCGATATTGTCCCTCCACACCAGTAACCACATGCAAACCTCATCCTCATCCTCGCCACCACGATATGTACGTTACCCATCTACAAAACAAAGTTCATTTTCGCTCCAACACCCACCCGTTTATCCTAACCCTCCTCAAAGTTCAAACACCCCTTATATCCGGGGTTTTTTTTTGagggtttttaatttttaaactcCTTTATATATCCGACAATTTGTCTTATTGGAgtaattgaataaataaacaaaatgttATAATATGTATAATCAATTCAATGAAGGACATGTGAGGCGCATCTACAAAACAAAATTCATTTATGCTTTAACATTTAC encodes:
- the LOC110789308 gene encoding rop guanine nucleotide exchange factor 1 encodes the protein MASVSSEDDGYDQQSERGAGSYCLSADVSESESSSSFSLLRFDPDAAPSTSASSPALRHPGNFNFAATHFAFPVISGRDAVLWDDIKPPKSDDSDLSEVELMKERFAKLLLGEDMSGGGKGVCTALAISNAITNLAATVFGELWRLEPLAMQRKKMWCREMEWLLCVSDSIVELVPSVQEFPGGGTFEVMATRPRSDLYVNLPALKKLDAMLLSMLEGFKETEFWYADRESDDRDPLKTAVSNGRPSVRQEDKWWLPCPKVPPRGLSEEARKRLQQCRDCTNQILKAAMAINTSVIAEMEIPCVYLESLPKNGKDCLGEIIYRYVTAELFTPECLLDCLDLSSEHHILEVANRIEASVHVWRLKDQKRLAGHSRSKRATWGGKVKGLVTDNDKNQILARRAETLLRCLKLRFPVLPQTALDMSKIQFNKDVGQAILESYSRVLESLAFNIMARIDDLLFVDDAVKQSASESKSLFCRGFGGLPIQKRMSPSPFSIQHTPYGSPFATPSFCFSPAAGSPGRSLSTLSKMNLKAAEDDLKPGKTLSEEFERVWAHPGNLSARKASGDAPERD